AAAATTTGGCGATGTTGGGTGTGACGCCTGGGTGTGCATGCCCAATCATGTACATTGCATTGTCATGAACACCGGTTCTGTGCGGCCGGATGATGACCCCGTAGGGGCGGCCTGTGTGTCCGCCCTCCTGCATGTCGGTCAGAATTGGGCGAACACGCAGGTTCGCCCCTACGTCGTGTGGTGCAATGGTTTAAAACCATGTCAACAAATGAATATATTCGTGGCGTCCGTCACCATGGATGGCAACCGTTTCCCGGTCGATTATGGCAACGCAATTATTGGGAACACATCGTCCGCGATGAAGCGGAATTGAACCGCATCCGGGAATATATCGTCACCAATCCTGTCCGATGGGAAATGGGCAGGTTGCATCCGGATTATGGTGCTGGGACAGCGCGTGAAGAACCGGCCATGTATGGTCCTGACGGCGTGTGGCGCGTAGACGATGCGGATTGGATGGTGTGATGCCCCGTAGGGGCAGGCCCCTGTGCCTGCCCAATTTTTGGCCAGTACCTGCGCGATTTTGGGGCACAGAAGAAGGGCGGCCACGGGGGGCCGCCCCTACGCCCCCCTGCCCTTGGCGATGCCGACGATCCGTTTCATCTGGCGGCACAGGCCCATGAGCAGGTTGTATTCGTTCAGGCGCGGGTTGATGCGGTTGAAGAAGCGTTTCAGGGGGAGCATGAAATATTCGGGGTTGTCCTTGTTGAGGAAGTCGATCTCGATCAGGGTCTCGCGCAACTGGTTGAAGAGCACTTCCCGCTCTTCGTTGTTTATGTAGCGATCCTTGGGCTGCCCCGCCGTCTTGAAGGGTTTGGTCATGGATTTCTTGAAGCACTCGTAGAGCACGACCATGACCGCCTGACTCAGGTTCAGCGAGGTCAGGTTGTCGGTGGTGGGGATGGTCAGGAGCTGGTTGCAGAGGTCGGTTTCCTCGTTGGTCAGGCCTTTGTCCTCGGGGCCGAAGACGATGGCGATCTTGCCCCCTGCATTGCGCTGTTCGGTGATGCGCGGGGCGGCCTCCTCCGGCGTCTGGATGGCTTGGCGCCAGCCGCCTGTTCTGGCCGTTGTGCCGTAGGAAAAGGAATAGGGCGCCAGCGCCTCGGCCAGGGTCTGGTGGATGCGGACGCTTTCCAGCAGGAGCCCTGCATGATGGGTGGCCAGGGGCAGGGCCTTGTCCAGATCCCAGTTCAATGGGTCCACCAGCACGATCTGGCCGCAGCCCATGTTCAGGCAGGCCCGGGCCACCGAGCCGATATTCTCCGGAAACTTGGGCCTGCAGAGGATTACGTCGATGTTCTCAAGCATCCGGACTCTCTAGACGTTGAAGAGGAAGTGCACCACGTCGCCGTCCTTGAGCACGTACTCCTTGCCCTCGACCCGCAGTACCCCGGCGGCGCGGCATTTGGCCTCGCTGCCGTGCTTGACGTAGTCGTCATAGGCGATGACCTCGGCCCGGATGAAGCCGCGCTCGAAGTCCGTGTGGATCACGCCAGCGCCCTGGGGAGCCTTGCAGCCCTGGTGGATGGTCCAGGCGCGCACTTCCTTGGGTCCGGCCGTGAAGTAGGAGCACAGCCCAAGCATTTCATAGCCCGTGCGGATGACCAGATCCAGGCCCGATTCGCTGACTCCGTAGGAGGCCAGAAATTCCTGCGCTTCCTCGGGGGTAAGCCCGACCAGCTCTTCCTCGATGCGGGCCGAAATTTTTACGGCGCAGGCGCCCCGTGCCGCGGCCAGTTCACGGACTTTGGTAACGAAGTGGTTGTCCTCGGCCAGCGCGGCCTCATCCACGTTCATGCCGAAGATGACCGGCTTGAAGGTGATCAGCAGCAGGTCCTTGCGCAGTTCCGCGCCCAGGTCGCTCCTGAGCTCCTCCATTTCCGAGGCGGGCTTGCCCGTGTTCAGGTGGGCCGTGAGTCGCTGCAAAAGGTCCAGCTGCGGAGCGAGGCGCTTGTCGGCCCTGATTTGTTTGGACAGGCGTTCGGCCTTGCGCTCCACGGCCTGCAGGTCGGCCAGGATCAGCTCCGTGTCGATGACCTCGATGTCGCGGATGGGGTCCACGGATCCGTCCACGTGGATGACGTCGTCGTTCTCGAAGCAGCGCACCACGTGCAGGATGGCGTCGCATTCG
The window above is part of the Deltaproteobacteria bacterium HGW-Deltaproteobacteria-18 genome. Proteins encoded here:
- a CDS encoding rRNA methyltransferase, which codes for MLENIDVILCRPKFPENIGSVARACLNMGCGQIVLVDPLNWDLDKALPLATHHAGLLLESVRIHQTLAEALAPYSFSYGTTARTGGWRQAIQTPEEAAPRITEQRNAGGKIAIVFGPEDKGLTNEETDLCNQLLTIPTTDNLTSLNLSQAVMVVLYECFKKSMTKPFKTAGQPKDRYINNEEREVLFNQLRETLIEIDFLNKDNPEYFMLPLKRFFNRINPRLNEYNLLMGLCRQMKRIVGIAKGRGA
- a CDS encoding redox-regulated ATPase YchF — encoded protein: MGLSIGIVGLPNVGKSTLFNALTKAQNAESANYPFCTIEPNKAVVPVPDSRLAKLLELVNSQKIIQATVDFIDIAGLVKGASQGEGLGNQFLANIRECDAILHVVRCFENDDVIHVDGSVDPIRDIEVIDTELILADLQAVERKAERLSKQIRADKRLAPQLDLLQRLTAHLNTGKPASEMEELRSDLGAELRKDLLLITFKPVIFGMNVDEAALAEDNHFVTKVRELAAARGACAVKISARIEEELVGLTPEEAQEFLASYGVSESGLDLVIRTGYEMLGLCSYFTAGPKEVRAWTIHQGCKAPQGAGVIHTDFERGFIRAEVIAYDDYVKHGSEAKCRAAGVLRVEGKEYVLKDGDVVHFLFNV